The following proteins come from a genomic window of Flavobacterium crocinum:
- a CDS encoding PKD domain-containing protein, with translation MKKITAILMFTTMFFMINSCSKSDDAAIVDCFGDSILTELKHSADGTNSKIINYSIQYSGSNTVTSVKWTFGDGTPAQTVTGTTGAVSHTYSAAGTFEVKADVTLSKGGGSCTVSPKKNVTVN, from the coding sequence ATGAAAAAGATAACAGCAATTTTAATGTTTACTACAATGTTTTTTATGATCAATTCTTGCAGTAAGAGCGATGATGCGGCAATTGTAGACTGTTTTGGTGATTCAATTTTAACCGAATTAAAACATTCGGCAGACGGAACTAATTCGAAAATAATTAATTACTCCATACAATACAGCGGAAGCAATACCGTAACTTCTGTAAAATGGACTTTTGGAGATGGAACTCCTGCACAAACTGTAACAGGAACTACCGGAGCTGTATCACATACATATAGTGCGGCTGGAACATTTGAAGTAAAAGCAGATGTTACACTTTCAAAAGGCGGAGGCAGTTGTACTGTGAGCCCAAAGAAAAATGTTACGGTAAATTAG
- a CDS encoding iron-containing alcohol dehydrogenase, whose protein sequence is MLNFELYNPTNLVFGKGQIEKLSTLVPKNAKILLAYGGGSIFKNGIYDQVIANLKGFEIVEFGGIEPNPRFETLMKAVDVIKAEKIDFILAVGGGSVIDGVKFISGAVNFEGNPIDILQKRILIKENAVPFGTVLTLPATGSEMNSGYVVTIEATQEKLSSGGSALFPQFSICDPTVIASLPKRQLENGVVDAFTHVMEQYLTYPTDAFLQDRIAEGILQTLIEVGPGVVKNPTDYTLASNFMWSCTMALNGLIQKGVPSDWATHMIGHELTALYEIDHARTLAIIGPSLYTVMFETKKGKLAQYGRRIFSLTGSDEEVAKEAINKTVAFFHTMGMDTKLSQYTQDYSKTADFIVNRFDERGWKGLGEKQLVTLDKVKSIVELSY, encoded by the coding sequence ATGTTAAACTTTGAATTATACAATCCGACAAACTTAGTTTTCGGGAAAGGACAAATTGAAAAACTTTCAACGCTAGTTCCAAAAAATGCTAAAATTCTTTTGGCTTATGGCGGTGGAAGTATTTTTAAAAACGGAATTTACGATCAGGTAATTGCCAACTTAAAAGGTTTTGAAATTGTGGAATTTGGCGGAATCGAACCAAATCCAAGATTTGAAACTTTAATGAAAGCGGTTGATGTTATTAAAGCCGAAAAAATCGACTTTATTTTGGCTGTCGGCGGTGGGTCTGTAATTGATGGTGTTAAATTTATTTCTGGCGCTGTGAATTTTGAAGGAAACCCGATTGATATTTTGCAGAAACGCATTTTGATTAAAGAAAATGCAGTGCCATTTGGAACAGTTTTAACACTTCCGGCAACGGGAAGTGAAATGAATTCCGGATATGTAGTTACGATTGAAGCAACTCAGGAAAAACTATCTTCCGGTGGAAGCGCTTTGTTCCCACAATTCTCTATTTGTGATCCGACAGTAATTGCTTCTTTACCAAAAAGACAACTTGAAAATGGTGTTGTAGATGCTTTTACGCACGTAATGGAACAATATTTAACGTATCCAACCGATGCCTTTTTGCAAGATAGAATTGCCGAAGGAATTTTACAGACTTTAATTGAAGTTGGTCCCGGCGTAGTTAAAAATCCAACCGATTATACTTTGGCTTCTAATTTTATGTGGAGCTGTACAATGGCTCTAAACGGATTAATCCAAAAAGGTGTTCCGAGTGATTGGGCCACGCACATGATTGGTCACGAATTAACAGCTTTATATGAAATTGATCATGCCAGAACTTTAGCGATTATTGGCCCGAGTTTGTATACTGTAATGTTCGAAACTAAAAAAGGAAAACTGGCACAATACGGAAGACGTATTTTCAGCTTAACTGGTTCTGATGAGGAAGTAGCAAAAGAAGCAATCAACAAAACAGTGGCGTTTTTCCATACTATGGGAATGGACACAAAACTTTCTCAATATACACAAGACTACAGCAAAACAGCCGATTTTATCGTAAATCGTTTCGACGAAAGAGGCTGGAAAGGTCTTGGTGAAAAGCAATTAGTGACTTTAGATAAAGTGAAATCTATTGTGGAACTGAGTTATTAA
- the prs gene encoding ribose-phosphate diphosphokinase, with protein sequence MILNLDPKFAPFQNQEEIKFQSFTFSGGEPHIKISPDFDANRKITITHRLNSFNDLGLLCITVDALRRMDVKIIDLFIPYFPAARQDRVMIPGEPLSVKVYADIINAMQLNKVFVFDAHSEVTPALLNNSTVIPNYTFIKEVLNRIGQNVKLISPDGGALKKIYKVSEFLGGVEVVECSKSRDVKTGKLSDFKVYEDDLNGMDCLIVDDICDGGGTFVGLAEELKKKNAGKLYLAVSHGIFNKGFEVLNCFDGIFTTNSFKDFEGESVQVIGLDQLV encoded by the coding sequence ATGATACTAAATCTCGACCCAAAATTCGCTCCTTTCCAAAATCAGGAAGAAATCAAATTTCAAAGTTTTACATTTTCTGGCGGAGAACCACACATTAAAATCAGTCCGGATTTTGATGCAAATAGAAAAATAACCATTACACACAGGCTAAATTCTTTTAATGATTTAGGATTGTTATGTATCACAGTAGATGCGTTACGCAGAATGGACGTTAAAATCATCGATCTCTTTATTCCGTATTTTCCGGCTGCAAGGCAAGATCGTGTTATGATTCCGGGTGAACCGTTATCTGTAAAAGTGTATGCAGACATTATCAATGCCATGCAATTGAATAAAGTGTTTGTTTTTGATGCACACTCTGAAGTGACTCCAGCTTTATTGAACAACAGTACAGTAATTCCAAACTATACTTTTATCAAAGAAGTCTTGAATAGAATTGGTCAGAATGTAAAATTGATTTCTCCGGACGGAGGCGCTTTAAAGAAAATCTATAAAGTTTCTGAATTTTTAGGAGGTGTTGAAGTAGTAGAATGTAGTAAAAGCAGAGATGTAAAAACTGGAAAATTATCTGATTTTAAAGTATATGAAGACGACTTAAACGGAATGGACTGTTTAATTGTAGATGATATCTGCGACGGCGGCGGAACCTTTGTTGGTTTAGCCGAAGAATTGAAAAAGAAAAATGCAGGAAAACTGTACTTAGCCGTAAGCCACGGAATTTTCAATAAAGGTTTCGAAGTTTTAAATTGCTTTGACGGCATTTTTACAACGAACTCTTTTAAAGACTTTGAAGGCGAAAGTGTTCAAGTGATCGGATTGGATCAATTAGTTTAA
- a CDS encoding NADAR family protein gives MKYNIDTIAPESKFLFFWGHQPSNDGTITKTCFSQWWLSTFKVNDVTYKTAEHWMMAKKAELFNDQEILEKIIKCNSPAEAKKLGRKVRNYDDKIWLANRFEIVKQGNYHKFSQNPDLKTFLLNTNERVIVEASPVDPIWGIGMASDHTEALNPEKWKGLNLLGFALMEVRDELR, from the coding sequence ATGAAATACAATATAGACACTATAGCTCCGGAAAGTAAGTTTTTATTTTTCTGGGGACATCAGCCAAGTAATGACGGAACGATTACTAAAACCTGTTTCAGCCAGTGGTGGCTAAGTACATTCAAAGTCAATGATGTAACTTATAAAACGGCTGAACACTGGATGATGGCAAAGAAAGCCGAATTGTTTAACGATCAGGAAATTTTAGAAAAAATCATAAAATGCAATTCACCTGCCGAAGCTAAAAAACTAGGCCGTAAAGTGAGAAATTACGATGATAAAATCTGGCTAGCAAACCGATTTGAAATCGTAAAACAAGGAAACTACCACAAATTCAGTCAAAACCCTGATTTGAAAACGTTTCTGTTAAACACTAACGAAAGAGTTATTGTCGAAGCAAGTCCGGTTGATCCAATCTGGGGAATTGGAATGGCAAGCGATCATACTGAGGCGCTAAATCCTGAAAAATGGAAAGGTTTGAATTTGTTGGGTTTTGCTTTGATGGAAGTTAGAGATGAATTGAGATAA
- a CDS encoding LysR family transcriptional regulator, with amino-acid sequence MVNLEWYRTFKAVYKNGNFSVAAKELFMSQPAVSQQISMLEAHVGNKLFNRKSKGVEPTEYAKLLNNLIIDALDRLESVETSFRAKAEDANRLISVGISKHLFDCVGNLLISKFDLIDFTFAENDELFGLVDAKKLDFAITTKRFDTFDTTYEIVGKIKLILVAPTTLDITEFRQRLKADNFTEIEQWLNAQKWYSHDARIPHIKVFWLHAFNKKRPSMVPNYIIPSETEMLRLLSKNEGVAATWNCNARNFIKENKLQLVWNSFHVPEEFVYLLAPKNNNLKSFFDIIEKELKLFFGNRL; translated from the coding sequence ATGGTAAATCTGGAATGGTACAGAACATTTAAGGCAGTGTATAAAAATGGTAATTTTTCGGTCGCTGCAAAAGAGTTGTTTATGAGTCAGCCGGCCGTTAGTCAGCAGATCTCAATGTTAGAAGCGCATGTTGGCAATAAATTGTTTAACCGAAAATCAAAAGGTGTCGAACCAACAGAATACGCTAAGTTACTGAATAATTTGATTATAGATGCGCTTGATCGTCTTGAAAGTGTCGAAACGAGTTTCAGGGCAAAGGCCGAAGATGCCAATCGGTTAATTTCTGTTGGAATCTCCAAACATCTTTTTGACTGCGTTGGAAATCTTCTGATTTCAAAATTTGATTTGATCGATTTTACTTTTGCAGAAAATGACGAACTCTTCGGATTAGTCGATGCCAAAAAATTAGATTTCGCGATTACCACCAAAAGGTTTGATACTTTTGACACCACTTATGAAATTGTCGGGAAAATCAAATTAATATTGGTTGCGCCAACAACTTTGGATATAACAGAATTCCGTCAAAGATTAAAAGCAGATAATTTTACTGAAATTGAGCAATGGCTTAATGCTCAGAAATGGTATAGCCACGATGCGAGAATTCCGCACATAAAAGTCTTCTGGCTTCATGCTTTCAACAAAAAAAGACCTTCAATGGTTCCCAATTATATTATTCCTTCAGAAACTGAAATGTTAAGGCTTTTGTCTAAAAATGAAGGAGTTGCGGCAACCTGGAATTGTAATGCAAGAAATTTTATCAAAGAAAATAAACTGCAGTTAGTCTGGAATAGTTTTCATGTGCCGGAAGAATTTGTGTATTTGCTCGCCCCGAAGAATAACAACTTAAAATCGTTTTTTGATATTATTGAGAAAGAGCTGAAATTGTTTTTTGGAAATCGATTATAA
- a CDS encoding adenylosuccinate synthetase translates to MKTAQIVIGLGFGDEGKGITTDFLAKQNPESIVIRFSGGQQAAHTVMIDDKKHVHSSFASGALRGLPSYYSEHCTIHPLFLFNEREELKEKNANLDLYIHPLAKVTTPFDVWHNRGNTRNIDHGTCGKGIGSTMKRNEGPYKLFAIDLIAPREMLLEKLNQIAYYYGFLNEPDIDQEVQAYLEAVDNIKWNIADYSFLSKYNNLIFEGSQGILLDMDHGVFPNVTYANTTSKNAVEICNKLKIEEIEIYYVTRSYTTRHGHGWMPNEREIQLKNNEEETCVFNEYQKHLRFGDLDYDLLNYALKLDTTYSPMAKRNLVVTCMDQLENDYEFENLTTDFSTIYGSFSPDSKDFKEITSLFQ, encoded by the coding sequence ATGAAAACAGCACAAATAGTTATAGGTTTAGGATTTGGTGATGAAGGAAAAGGAATAACAACAGATTTTCTGGCGAAACAAAATCCTGAATCTATAGTTATTCGGTTTTCAGGAGGACAGCAGGCGGCGCACACCGTTATGATCGACGATAAAAAACACGTTCATTCCAGCTTTGCGAGCGGTGCATTACGTGGTCTTCCGTCTTATTACAGTGAACACTGTACGATTCATCCGCTTTTTTTATTTAATGAGAGAGAAGAATTAAAAGAAAAAAATGCTAATCTGGATTTGTATATTCATCCGTTAGCAAAAGTGACGACTCCGTTTGATGTTTGGCACAATCGAGGAAATACCAGAAATATTGATCACGGAACCTGTGGAAAAGGCATTGGTTCCACCATGAAAAGAAACGAAGGCCCATACAAATTGTTTGCAATTGATTTGATTGCGCCCCGGGAAATGCTTTTAGAAAAGTTAAATCAAATCGCTTACTATTATGGTTTTTTGAATGAACCCGATATCGATCAGGAAGTTCAGGCATATCTTGAAGCGGTTGATAACATAAAATGGAATATTGCCGATTACAGTTTTCTTTCAAAATATAATAATTTAATTTTTGAAGGAAGCCAGGGAATTTTGCTTGACATGGATCACGGCGTTTTTCCAAATGTGACCTATGCCAATACAACCTCAAAAAATGCAGTTGAAATCTGTAATAAACTGAAGATTGAAGAGATAGAAATTTATTATGTAACCAGAAGTTACACCACAAGGCACGGCCACGGCTGGATGCCGAATGAGAGAGAAATACAATTAAAAAACAACGAAGAAGAAACCTGTGTTTTCAATGAATACCAAAAACACCTCAGATTTGGGGATCTGGACTACGATTTGTTGAACTACGCTTTAAAACTAGATACGACTTACAGTCCAATGGCAAAAAGAAATTTGGTAGTAACCTGCATGGATCAGCTTGAGAACGATTATGAGTTTGAAAACCTGACAACGGATTTCAGCACAATTTACGGATCATTTTCGCCAGATTCTAAAGATTTTAAAGAGATAACTTCTTTGTTTCAATAA
- a CDS encoding type 1 glutamine amidotransferase domain-containing protein encodes MKKIALFAIIAFTAVSTSALAQKSNKKGMKKVLFVVTSNDKLGNTGEKTGFWSEEFAAPYYELLDQGVEITIASPLGGQPPIDPKSADPASATEDTKRFDADKVLQEKLKHTHKLSTINQKDYDAVFYPGGHGPLWDLVEDRNSIALIESFYIHNKPVAFVCHAPAVLKNVKVKGEYLVKGKKVTGFTNEEEEAVGLTKVVPFLLEDALASNGGIFSKGPNWQPYAVEDGLLITGQNPASSKLVAGKLLQKLN; translated from the coding sequence ATGAAGAAAATAGCATTATTCGCAATAATTGCATTTACAGCTGTAAGCACATCTGCTTTGGCTCAAAAATCAAATAAAAAAGGAATGAAAAAAGTATTATTTGTTGTAACCAGCAACGATAAGCTGGGCAATACAGGGGAAAAAACAGGATTTTGGTCAGAAGAATTTGCTGCACCTTATTATGAATTATTAGATCAGGGAGTTGAAATTACAATTGCGTCTCCGCTTGGAGGACAACCTCCAATTGATCCTAAAAGTGCTGATCCGGCATCGGCAACAGAAGACACCAAACGTTTTGACGCTGATAAAGTTTTACAGGAAAAATTAAAACACACTCATAAACTTTCAACTATCAATCAAAAGGATTATGATGCTGTATTTTATCCAGGAGGACACGGTCCACTTTGGGATTTAGTTGAAGACAGAAATTCAATTGCTTTAATCGAATCTTTTTACATACACAATAAACCAGTAGCTTTTGTTTGTCATGCTCCTGCTGTTTTGAAAAACGTAAAAGTAAAAGGTGAATACTTAGTAAAAGGTAAAAAAGTAACCGGATTTACTAATGAGGAAGAAGAAGCGGTTGGTTTAACAAAAGTGGTTCCGTTTTTATTGGAAGACGCTTTAGCCTCAAACGGAGGAATTTTTTCTAAAGGACCAAACTGGCAGCCTTATGCTGTAGAAGACGGACTTTTAATTACAGGTCAAAACCCGGCATCTTCTAAATTGGTAGCTGGAAAATTGTTACAGAAATTGAACTAA
- a CDS encoding NUDIX hydrolase → MENLQNIRIAVDAIVFGYKNNDLYVLLIEQQFGTSEKYWALPGGLVKNDESLNDAVIRELHEETNVQLTFMEQLYTFGDDIYRDSRNRVISVAYYALVDASNLEIKADTDAERVQWFKIDEIPALAFDHNVILQKGIERLKAKLTYEPIGFDLLPEEFLFSDLENLYCTILEKEIDRRNFRKKILSYGILEETEKFSPIKTGRPAKLFKFNKLKYNELTKNGFHFEIKFA, encoded by the coding sequence ATGGAAAATTTACAAAATATTAGAATTGCGGTTGATGCGATTGTTTTTGGATACAAGAACAATGATTTGTATGTGTTATTGATTGAACAGCAATTCGGAACTTCAGAAAAATATTGGGCTTTACCGGGCGGTTTAGTTAAAAATGATGAATCATTAAATGATGCGGTAATACGTGAATTACATGAAGAAACAAACGTACAGCTCACTTTTATGGAACAGTTATATACTTTTGGGGATGATATATATAGAGATTCCAGAAACCGTGTAATTTCGGTTGCTTATTATGCTTTAGTAGATGCTTCCAATTTAGAGATTAAAGCAGATACAGATGCTGAAAGAGTGCAATGGTTTAAAATAGATGAAATTCCAGCCTTGGCATTTGATCATAATGTAATACTTCAAAAAGGAATTGAAAGATTGAAAGCAAAACTGACTTACGAGCCAATTGGTTTCGATTTGCTTCCGGAAGAATTCTTGTTTTCAGATCTTGAAAACTTGTATTGCACCATTTTAGAAAAAGAAATTGATCGCAGAAATTTCAGAAAGAAAATACTCAGTTACGGAATTTTAGAGGAGACCGAAAAATTTTCACCTATAAAAACAGGTCGTCCGGCAAAGCTTTTTAAGTTTAATAAGTTGAAATATAATGAATTAACTAAAAATGGCTTTCACTTCGAAATAAAGTTTGCGTAA